Proteins found in one Bartonella krasnovii genomic segment:
- the fabD gene encoding ACP S-malonyltransferase, which translates to MGAAFIFPGQGSQLVGMGKALAEQFCAARIVFEEVDDALGEKLSEIIFEGPENVLTLTANAQPALMAVSMAVIRVMEHLGLRIEERVKFVAGHSLGEYSALCAAGTFSLTDTARLLRIRGNAMQAAVPVGEGAMAALIGLEEHVVEKICETVSGEGLCQIANDNGGGQIVISGEVKAVETAVEIASTKGAKRALLLPVSAPFHSSLMQPAADAMKKALLTVNKAAPIIPLIANVSVAPESDPERIATLLVQQVTGRVRWRETIEWIGSQGVDMLFEVGSGKVLTGLTRRINKDIKGIKIETVDEIESALRMLGV; encoded by the coding sequence ATGGGTGCAGCTTTTATTTTTCCAGGACAAGGGAGTCAACTTGTTGGGATGGGGAAGGCGCTTGCAGAACAATTTTGTGCGGCGCGAATAGTTTTTGAGGAAGTTGATGATGCTTTGGGCGAGAAATTATCGGAGATCATTTTTGAAGGACCAGAAAATGTTTTAACGTTAACAGCTAATGCACAACCAGCATTAATGGCTGTATCCATGGCTGTCATTCGTGTGATGGAACATTTAGGGCTTCGTATAGAAGAACGGGTAAAGTTTGTCGCCGGTCATTCTTTAGGCGAATATTCAGCTCTTTGTGCTGCTGGTACATTCAGTCTTACAGATACGGCAAGGCTTTTGCGCATTCGTGGCAATGCTATGCAGGCTGCTGTTCCAGTTGGTGAAGGTGCTATGGCAGCACTTATTGGTTTGGAAGAGCACGTTGTGGAAAAAATTTGCGAAACTGTTTCTGGAGAAGGACTATGCCAGATTGCCAATGATAATGGTGGTGGGCAAATTGTTATTTCAGGTGAAGTAAAAGCCGTTGAGACAGCGGTAGAGATTGCATCAACAAAAGGTGCAAAACGTGCACTGCTTCTTCCGGTTTCTGCACCTTTTCATTCGTCTTTAATGCAGCCTGCTGCGGATGCCATGAAGAAAGCGCTTTTGACTGTTAACAAAGCGGCTCCTATTATTCCTTTGATCGCTAATGTTTCTGTTGCACCAGAAAGTGATCCTGAGCGTATTGCTACACTTCTTGTTCAACAAGTAACAGGGAGGGTGCGGTGGCGTGAAACAATAGAATGGATCGGTTCTCAAGGGGTTGATATGCTTTTTGAAGTTGGTTCTGGAAAAGTATTAACAGGTTTAACGCGTCGTATTAACAAGGATATAAAAGGGATAAAGATTGAAACAGTTGATGAAATAGAATCAGCGCTCAGAATGCTTGGCGTTTAA
- a CDS encoding replicative DNA helicase: MEETSVVNISSSKKEDSPSFRQLPHNIEAEQALLGAIFINNDSLDRVSDFLKPEHFFEPLHQKIYAVLSHLIKTGKRVDPVTIKPYIQMEEKIGDITVYQYVVRLAKEAVTIINAEDYGRVIYDLFIRRSLINLGTQVVNTAFDAPVELTPTQQIETVENQLFELAEKGKYGGGFENFNEAVKKAIDMASAAKQRSSQLSGIATHIKTLDEKMGGLQASDLIILAGRPGMGKTSLATNIAFNIANAYNHNSNNQENEGGIVGFFSLEMSSEQLATRIISEQTEVSSSDIRRGNISDEQFSKIIRAVNQLQKAPLYIDQTGGISITQLAARARRLKRQHGLDVLFIDYIQLMTSSSKRSSENRVQEITEITTGLKALAKELNVPIIALSQLSRQVENRTDKRPQLSDLRESGSIEQDADIVLFVYREEYYFKNEEPKLGTLEHTKWQDEMDKIMGKADVIVAKQRHGPTGIVSLAFQSDFTRFSDLADSNYLPEQIG, from the coding sequence ATGGAAGAAACTAGCGTTGTTAATATTAGCTCTTCAAAAAAAGAAGATTCTCCTTCTTTTCGACAACTTCCGCATAATATTGAAGCTGAACAAGCATTACTTGGTGCCATCTTTATCAACAATGATTCTCTAGACCGCGTTTCGGATTTTCTAAAACCAGAACATTTTTTTGAACCATTGCATCAAAAGATTTATGCTGTTTTATCTCACCTTATCAAAACGGGTAAACGTGTAGATCCGGTTACGATCAAGCCCTATATCCAAATGGAAGAGAAAATTGGAGATATTACGGTATACCAGTATGTTGTTCGCTTGGCCAAAGAGGCAGTCACCATTATTAACGCTGAAGATTATGGACGCGTTATTTACGACCTTTTTATCCGTCGTTCTTTGATTAACCTTGGAACTCAAGTTGTCAATACAGCTTTCGATGCTCCAGTAGAGCTTACGCCTACCCAACAAATTGAAACTGTTGAAAATCAGTTATTTGAGCTGGCAGAAAAAGGAAAATATGGAGGTGGATTTGAAAATTTTAATGAGGCGGTCAAAAAAGCTATAGATATGGCAAGTGCAGCAAAGCAGCGTTCTTCACAATTATCGGGGATAGCTACCCATATTAAAACACTTGATGAAAAAATGGGGGGATTACAAGCATCTGACCTAATTATTCTTGCAGGACGCCCTGGTATGGGGAAAACCTCACTAGCGACCAACATTGCCTTTAATATTGCCAATGCTTATAATCATAATAGTAATAACCAAGAAAATGAAGGCGGTATTGTAGGATTCTTCTCCCTTGAAATGTCCTCAGAACAGCTTGCAACTCGTATTATTTCTGAACAAACAGAAGTCTCTTCTTCTGATATTCGACGGGGGAACATTTCAGATGAACAATTTTCAAAAATCATTCGTGCGGTAAACCAACTCCAAAAGGCCCCCCTTTATATTGATCAAACTGGGGGAATATCAATTACGCAACTAGCGGCTCGCGCACGACGTCTTAAGCGACAACATGGTTTAGACGTCTTGTTTATTGATTATATCCAACTCATGACAAGCAGTTCAAAACGTTCATCAGAAAATCGTGTTCAAGAAATCACAGAAATTACCACAGGATTAAAAGCATTAGCGAAAGAGTTGAATGTTCCTATTATTGCTCTATCACAGCTTTCGCGCCAAGTTGAAAACAGAACAGATAAACGTCCACAACTCTCTGACTTACGTGAATCTGGTTCTATCGAGCAAGATGCCGACATCGTTCTATTTGTTTATCGTGAAGAATATTATTTCAAAAATGAAGAACCCAAATTGGGCACTCTTGAACATACAAAATGGCAAGATGAAATGGATAAAATTATGGGGAAAGCTGATGTCATTGTTGCAAAACAGCGTCACGGACCAACAGGAATCGTATCTCTTGCCTTTCAATCTGACTTTACACGGTTTAGTGATCTGGCAGATAGTAATTATCTTCCAGAACAAATTGGCTAA
- the rpsF gene encoding 30S ribosomal protein S6, whose product MALYEHMFLARQDIAPQQVDELLNLYKGVIETHGGKVGRVENWGLRPLAYRIRKNRKAYYVLVNIDAPAAAIAEMERQMRINEDILRYMTIRVEKHEKEKSAMLSHLDRNAHAGQDEERSRSPRRQRENAMEEVE is encoded by the coding sequence ATGGCTCTTTATGAACATATGTTCCTTGCCCGACAAGACATTGCACCGCAGCAAGTTGATGAACTTTTGAACCTTTACAAAGGTGTCATTGAAACGCACGGTGGAAAAGTTGGGCGTGTAGAAAATTGGGGACTTCGTCCTCTTGCTTATCGTATTCGTAAAAACCGTAAGGCTTATTATGTCCTGGTCAATATTGATGCACCAGCTGCAGCAATTGCTGAGATGGAACGTCAGATGCGAATCAATGAAGATATTTTGCGCTATATGACCATTCGTGTAGAAAAACACGAAAAAGAAAAATCTGCGATGCTTTCACACCTTGATCGCAATGCGCACGCTGGTCAGGATGAAGAGCGCTCTCGCTCTCCACGTCGTCAACGTGAAAATGCTATGGAAGAGGTAGAATGA
- the purF gene encoding amidophosphoribosyltransferase — MIKSDISCQKFSLDDDTLHEECGVFGILGHEDAATLTALGLHALQHRGQEAAGIVSYHNKMFHQEKHLGLVGDHYTNPATLARLPGNRAIGHTRYSTTGEVALRNVQPLFAELKVGGIAIAHNGNLTNGLTLRRKLIASGAICQSTSDSEVFLHLIARSRYESSSDRFVDAIRQVEGGYAMLALTRTKLIAARDPTGIRPLVMGELDGKPIFCSETCALDIIGAKYVRDVKNGEIIICEIQKNGKITKKIIQPENAKPEKLCLFEYVYFSRPDSIVGGRSVYTTRKNMGIRLAQEAPCEGDVVVPVPDGGTPAAIGYAQEIGIPFELGIIRNHYVGRTFIEPTQQIRAFGVKLKHSANRSVIEGKRVILIDDSIVRGTTSLKIVRMLRDAGAKEVHMRVSSPMIFYPDFYGIDTPKAESLLANQYPDLKSMCNFIGADSLEFLSTDGLYLAVAGEKRNNADPQFTDHYFTGYYPTHLVDQENFSKIHQSSVLKTRD; from the coding sequence ATGATAAAAAGCGATATTTCTTGTCAAAAATTTTCATTAGATGATGATACCCTTCATGAAGAATGCGGGGTTTTTGGCATTCTTGGGCATGAGGATGCAGCAACATTAACCGCTCTTGGACTTCACGCACTTCAGCATCGTGGGCAAGAAGCAGCTGGTATTGTTTCTTACCATAATAAAATGTTTCATCAAGAAAAGCATTTAGGTCTTGTTGGTGATCACTATACAAACCCTGCAACGCTTGCGCGCTTACCAGGAAATCGTGCTATTGGACATACCCGTTATTCAACAACTGGAGAAGTGGCATTACGCAACGTTCAACCCCTTTTTGCTGAATTGAAAGTTGGAGGTATTGCTATTGCGCATAATGGTAATCTTACCAATGGTCTTACATTGCGCCGTAAACTCATCGCTTCTGGTGCTATCTGTCAATCAACGTCAGATTCAGAAGTTTTTCTCCATCTTATTGCCCGCTCACGTTATGAATCTTCCTCTGATCGTTTTGTTGATGCGATTCGGCAAGTAGAAGGAGGATATGCTATGTTAGCACTCACACGGACAAAGCTTATTGCAGCACGCGATCCAACCGGAATTAGACCTCTCGTGATGGGAGAACTTGATGGTAAGCCTATCTTTTGTTCTGAAACTTGCGCCCTTGATATTATTGGAGCAAAATATGTCCGTGATGTTAAAAATGGAGAAATCATCATATGTGAAATACAAAAAAATGGGAAAATTACGAAAAAAATTATACAACCAGAAAATGCAAAACCAGAAAAACTTTGCTTATTTGAATATGTTTATTTTTCTCGTCCGGACTCAATCGTTGGAGGGCGTAGTGTTTATACAACACGCAAAAATATGGGAATCCGTTTAGCGCAGGAAGCTCCTTGTGAGGGGGATGTTGTGGTTCCGGTTCCAGATGGTGGAACACCTGCCGCAATTGGCTATGCACAAGAAATTGGAATTCCCTTCGAGCTTGGTATTATTCGTAATCACTATGTTGGCCGCACTTTTATCGAACCAACACAACAAATTCGCGCTTTTGGCGTCAAGTTAAAGCATTCGGCAAACCGTTCTGTGATTGAAGGAAAACGTGTTATTCTGATTGATGACTCTATTGTACGAGGAACAACATCGCTTAAAATTGTACGAATGCTTCGCGATGCAGGAGCAAAGGAAGTTCATATGCGTGTCTCTAGCCCTATGATTTTCTATCCTGACTTTTATGGTATTGATACACCTAAAGCTGAAAGTCTTTTAGCAAATCAATATCCAGATTTAAAATCTATGTGCAATTTTATTGGAGCAGACTCTTTAGAATTTCTTTCAACGGACGGATTATATCTTGCTGTAGCAGGGGAAAAACGAAATAACGCCGATCCACAATTTACTGACCATTATTTTACTGGATATTATCCTACGCACCTGGTTGATCAAGAAAATTTCTCTAAAATTCATCAATCATCTGTTCTTAAAACAAGAGATTAA
- a CDS encoding acyl carrier protein, whose product MSDTVERVKKIIVEHLGVNADKVVENASFIDDLGADSLDTVELVMAFEEEFGVEIPDEAAETIFTVGDAVKFIDKASA is encoded by the coding sequence ATGAGTGATACAGTAGAGCGCGTTAAGAAAATTATTGTGGAACATCTTGGGGTTAATGCTGATAAAGTCGTAGAAAATGCGAGCTTTATCGATGATCTAGGAGCTGATAGCCTTGATACGGTTGAGCTCGTTATGGCTTTTGAAGAAGAATTTGGTGTAGAGATTCCAGATGAAGCTGCTGAAACGATTTTCACAGTTGGTGATGCAGTCAAGTTCATTGATAAAGCTTCTGCATGA
- a CDS encoding undecaprenyl-diphosphatase: MDFLNQIDVTLFKMLVGNHQSWSILFLLSIFCAKFLIYIIPLHLCLLWFCGGERERCVVLSICVSICTALFIGYLISLIYFHPRPFVVGLTTPLIKHRATASFPSNHALTIASYTASFYFYRYKGTFKFAVVFLCLICWARIFVGVHYPFDILAGTILGGLISLGVIQFIAPYFPKFLYQIPPLKYNFKRDIHSK, encoded by the coding sequence ATGGATTTTTTAAACCAGATTGATGTTACGCTCTTTAAGATGTTAGTCGGCAACCATCAGTCTTGGTCAATTTTATTTTTGTTGAGTATTTTTTGTGCAAAGTTTTTAATTTACATTATTCCTCTTCATCTTTGTCTGTTGTGGTTTTGTGGTGGAGAAAGGGAGCGATGTGTTGTGCTAAGCATTTGCGTGAGCATTTGTACGGCTCTTTTTATAGGTTATCTCATTTCTCTCATTTATTTTCATCCACGCCCATTCGTTGTAGGCTTGACGACACCGCTGATTAAACATCGTGCAACAGCTTCTTTTCCTAGTAATCATGCCCTGACCATTGCATCTTATACAGCAAGCTTTTATTTCTACCGATACAAAGGTACTTTTAAATTTGCTGTGGTATTTTTATGCTTGATCTGTTGGGCACGCATCTTTGTGGGGGTACATTATCCCTTTGATATTTTAGCAGGTACAATTTTAGGAGGTCTCATAAGTCTGGGGGTTATTCAGTTTATAGCTCCATATTTTCCTAAGTTTTTATATCAAATTCCACCCCTAAAATATAATTTTAAGAGAGATATTCACTCTAAATAA
- a CDS encoding CvpA family protein produces the protein MIITILDGIVVVIILLSAFLAMLRGFSREVLSLISWAIAAVTTLFLFKPVLPFFEQYFSNKMIALITTLVTIFIIVLIITSIITMKISDFIIDSRIGILDRTVGFIFGALRGLLIMVIGMLLINALIKPENQADWLKNARTRPILDSLGQKVWEILPKDLGSVLEKAENLFKDSDKHTNKQLPHEKILLKNGE, from the coding sequence ATGATCATAACAATCCTTGATGGAATTGTCGTAGTAATCATCCTGTTGTCCGCTTTTCTTGCTATGCTTCGAGGATTTTCACGTGAAGTGTTATCGTTGATTTCTTGGGCAATCGCAGCTGTTACGACACTGTTTTTATTCAAACCTGTCTTGCCTTTCTTTGAACAATATTTCTCTAATAAAATGATTGCATTGATCACAACATTGGTCACAATTTTTATTATTGTTCTCATTATTACTTCAATTATTACAATGAAAATCTCCGATTTTATTATTGATAGTCGAATTGGTATTCTTGACCGTACTGTTGGTTTTATTTTTGGAGCACTTCGCGGTTTACTGATTATGGTCATCGGTATGTTGCTGATTAATGCACTTATTAAACCCGAGAACCAAGCAGACTGGTTAAAAAATGCTAGAACAAGGCCTATTTTAGATTCACTGGGACAAAAAGTTTGGGAAATACTCCCAAAAGATCTTGGATCCGTTCTCGAAAAGGCAGAAAATTTGTTTAAAGACAGCGATAAACATACAAATAAGCAACTCCCTCATGAAAAAATACTTCTCAAAAATGGAGAATAG
- the rplI gene encoding 50S ribosomal protein L9, with protein MDIILLERIPRLGQMGDIVSVKDGYARNFLLPQGKALRANEANKKHFEIQRAQLEARNLERKSEAQKIAEKLDGQSFIAVRSAGETGQLYGSVSTRDIAEIITDEGFSIGRNQIELNHPIKMIGLHTITLSLHPEVQISVVINVARSTSEAQRQAEGETLTSSEEIYNIQEEILEENQEELLAEAINDNDITSSHQEA; from the coding sequence ATGGATATTATTCTACTTGAGCGCATTCCGCGTCTTGGTCAGATGGGTGATATTGTCTCAGTGAAAGATGGTTATGCACGTAATTTTCTCTTGCCTCAAGGTAAAGCTTTACGCGCAAATGAAGCGAATAAAAAACACTTTGAGATCCAACGCGCACAACTTGAAGCACGTAACCTTGAACGTAAAAGCGAAGCGCAAAAAATTGCTGAAAAACTTGATGGTCAATCATTTATTGCTGTTCGTTCTGCTGGTGAAACAGGACAACTTTATGGATCTGTGTCAACGCGTGATATTGCTGAAATCATAACAGATGAAGGATTCTCTATTGGGCGAAATCAAATTGAACTTAATCATCCAATAAAAATGATCGGTCTTCATACGATTACGCTTAGCCTTCATCCTGAAGTTCAAATTTCTGTGGTTATTAACGTTGCACGTTCTACCAGTGAAGCACAACGCCAAGCAGAAGGTGAAACGCTTACTTCTTCTGAAGAGATATATAATATTCAAGAAGAAATATTAGAAGAAAATCAGGAAGAATTGTTGGCAGAAGCAATTAATGATAACGATATAACCAGTTCTCATCAAGAAGCTTAA
- the fabF gene encoding beta-ketoacyl-ACP synthase II yields MRRVVVTGLGLVSPLAGNIEYSWKRLLEGRSGVRRITEFDVSDLPCQIAARIPLGDGTEGTYNADLYMEPKEQRKVDAFIVYAMAAANQALTDAEWFPKSDEDQICTGVLIGSGIGGIEGIVEAGYTLRDKGPRRVSPFFIPGRLINLASGYVSIQYGLRGPNHSVVTACSTGAHAIGDAARLIMFGDADVMVAGGTESPINRISLAGFAACRALSTCRNDDPERASRPYDADRDGFVMGEGAAVVVLEELEHAKKRGARIYAEVIGYGLSGDAYHITAPSESGEGAQRSMMAALKRAQVDVSELDYINAHGTSTMADSIELAAVERVLGNYAPQVSMSSTKSSIGHLLGAAGAAEAIFCILAIRDNIAPATLNLDNPSIETKIDLVPHKPRERKIDTILSNSFGFGGTNASLVMRRFRG; encoded by the coding sequence ATGAGACGTGTTGTTGTTACTGGTTTAGGTTTGGTATCTCCGTTGGCTGGTAATATTGAATATAGTTGGAAACGGCTTCTTGAGGGGCGAAGTGGTGTTCGACGTATTACTGAATTTGATGTGTCTGATTTACCATGCCAGATTGCAGCGCGTATCCCCTTAGGCGATGGAACAGAGGGGACCTATAATGCTGATTTATATATGGAACCTAAAGAGCAACGAAAAGTTGATGCATTTATTGTTTATGCAATGGCTGCTGCTAACCAAGCACTTACAGATGCTGAATGGTTTCCTAAGAGTGATGAAGATCAGATTTGTACAGGAGTACTAATTGGTTCGGGGATTGGGGGGATTGAGGGCATTGTTGAAGCTGGTTATACGCTTCGTGATAAAGGTCCGCGCCGTGTTTCTCCCTTTTTTATTCCAGGACGTTTGATTAATCTTGCTTCTGGTTATGTATCTATTCAATATGGTTTACGGGGACCAAATCATTCAGTTGTGACAGCTTGTTCGACAGGAGCTCATGCGATTGGTGATGCAGCGCGTTTGATTATGTTCGGTGATGCAGATGTTATGGTGGCAGGGGGGACAGAATCTCCGATAAATCGGATATCTCTTGCGGGCTTTGCTGCTTGTAGAGCTCTTTCTACTTGTCGCAACGATGATCCTGAACGGGCTTCACGTCCGTATGATGCTGATCGTGATGGTTTTGTGATGGGGGAGGGAGCAGCAGTTGTTGTTCTAGAAGAGCTGGAACATGCTAAAAAACGAGGGGCACGTATTTATGCTGAGGTTATCGGCTATGGTTTATCGGGTGATGCTTACCACATTACAGCGCCTTCAGAAAGTGGTGAAGGGGCTCAGCGTAGTATGATGGCTGCTCTTAAGCGAGCACAAGTGGATGTGAGTGAACTTGATTATATTAATGCCCATGGTACATCAACGATGGCTGATTCCATAGAGCTAGCAGCTGTTGAACGTGTTTTGGGAAATTATGCACCACAAGTTTCTATGTCATCAACAAAATCTTCTATCGGGCATTTACTTGGTGCGGCTGGTGCTGCTGAGGCTATTTTTTGTATTTTAGCTATACGAGATAATATAGCGCCAGCGACACTTAATCTTGACAATCCATCAATTGAAACGAAAATCGATCTTGTTCCGCACAAACCACGTGAACGGAAGATCGATACGATTCTTTCTAATTCTTTTGGATTTGGTGGAACAAATGCATCATTGGTGATGCGACGTTTTAGGGGATAG
- the rpsR gene encoding 30S ribosomal protein S18, with protein MTDTNQNSARRPFHRRRKTCPFSGTNAPKIDYKDIKLLQRYISERGKIVPSRITAVSQKKQRELANAIKRARFLGLLPYVIK; from the coding sequence ATGACTGATACGAATCAAAACTCTGCACGTCGTCCTTTTCATCGTCGTCGTAAAACATGTCCTTTTTCAGGGACGAATGCTCCTAAAATTGATTATAAAGATATCAAATTATTACAACGTTATATTTCTGAACGTGGGAAAATTGTTCCTTCACGAATTACGGCTGTTAGTCAGAAAAAACAGCGTGAATTAGCTAATGCTATCAAACGTGCTCGCTTTTTAGGCTTACTTCCATACGTTATAAAATAA
- the fabG gene encoding 3-oxoacyl-[acyl-carrier-protein] reductase, translated as MFRLTGRKALVTGASGGIGEAIARCFHARGAIVGLHGTREDKLKEVAAELGQNVFVFPANLSERQSIKQLAEVAEKEMDGVDILVNNAGITKDGLFVRMQDKDWDDVLEVNLTAASLLTRELVHFMMRRRYGRIINITSVVGVVGNPGQTNYCAAKAGLIGFSKALAQEIASRNITVNCIAPGFIKSAMTDKLNEKQKEAIMAAIPMKRMGSGQEIATAAVYLASDEAAYMTGQTLHINGGMAMI; from the coding sequence ATGTTTAGATTAACAGGACGTAAAGCTCTTGTAACGGGGGCATCAGGAGGAATTGGTGAGGCAATTGCACGTTGTTTCCATGCACGAGGAGCTATTGTTGGACTTCATGGAACGCGTGAAGATAAGCTTAAAGAAGTGGCAGCAGAATTAGGACAGAATGTTTTTGTGTTTCCCGCTAATCTTTCTGAACGTCAATCAATTAAACAATTGGCTGAAGTTGCAGAAAAAGAAATGGATGGCGTTGACATTTTGGTTAACAATGCGGGAATCACTAAGGATGGTCTTTTTGTGCGTATGCAAGATAAAGACTGGGATGATGTCTTAGAAGTTAACCTGACAGCGGCTTCTCTTTTGACACGTGAATTAGTGCATTTTATGATGCGTCGTCGTTACGGAAGAATTATTAATATTACATCTGTTGTTGGTGTTGTTGGAAATCCTGGGCAAACGAATTATTGTGCTGCAAAAGCAGGTTTGATAGGTTTTTCTAAAGCATTGGCACAAGAAATTGCTTCACGAAACATTACGGTCAATTGTATTGCTCCGGGATTTATTAAATCCGCCATGACAGATAAGCTTAATGAAAAGCAAAAAGAAGCCATTATGGCTGCGATTCCAATGAAGCGTATGGGAAGCGGGCAAGAAATAGCTACAGCTGCTGTTTATCTAGCGAGCGATGAAGCGGCCTATATGACAGGTCAAACACTGCATATTAATGGTGGAATGGCAATGATTTAA
- the radA gene encoding DNA repair protein RadA, with translation MVRSRIQFICQNCGTVHSRWAGKCSACGEWNSLIEENINGGIGSGPKQNTRKGRIIALTSLSGDIQDAPRIHSGIAELDRVTGGGFVRGSALLVGGDPGIGKSTLLTQTAAALSRKGYNVIYVSGEEAIAQICLRAQRLGAHNTEVKLAAETNVEDILATLSEHKNLDMVIIDSIQTLWSDTADSAPGTVTQVRIGAQAMIRFAKKTGAAVVLVGHVTKDGQIAGPRVVEHMVDGVLYFEGEGGHHYRILRTVKNRFGPTDEIGVFEMSDKGLREVINPSELFLGERNEKAPGAAVFAGMEGTRPILVEIQALVAPSSLGTPRRAVVGWDGNRLSMILAVLEAHCGIRFGQHDVYLNVAGGYRISEPAADLAVAAALVSSLANIPLPTDYVYFGEVSLSGATRAVAHSTQRINEAKKLGFQGAFHPTTTTEMMKSLNFQQKTFSDLPELIATLTASKKWSTSQAG, from the coding sequence ATGGTACGCAGCCGTATTCAATTTATCTGTCAAAATTGTGGAACCGTCCATTCCCGTTGGGCAGGAAAATGTAGTGCCTGCGGAGAATGGAATTCCCTTATTGAAGAAAATATAAATGGAGGCATAGGAAGTGGTCCTAAGCAGAATACGCGTAAAGGACGCATTATAGCCCTCACATCTCTTTCTGGAGATATCCAAGATGCTCCACGTATTCATTCTGGTATCGCTGAACTTGACCGTGTTACCGGTGGGGGCTTTGTCCGTGGATCAGCGCTCCTTGTTGGTGGTGATCCAGGTATTGGAAAATCAACATTGCTCACACAAACAGCAGCTGCTTTATCACGTAAAGGATATAATGTTATCTATGTCTCAGGTGAAGAGGCTATTGCGCAAATTTGTTTGCGCGCACAAAGGCTTGGCGCTCATAATACAGAGGTAAAACTTGCTGCTGAAACCAATGTTGAAGATATCCTTGCAACCTTAAGCGAACATAAAAATCTTGATATGGTGATTATCGATTCGATTCAAACCTTATGGTCAGATACAGCAGATTCAGCACCCGGCACAGTCACGCAAGTCCGTATTGGTGCTCAGGCTATGATACGCTTTGCTAAGAAAACAGGGGCCGCAGTTGTTCTTGTTGGTCATGTGACAAAAGATGGGCAAATTGCTGGGCCGCGGGTCGTTGAACATATGGTTGATGGTGTTCTCTATTTTGAGGGTGAAGGAGGCCATCATTATCGCATTCTTAGAACTGTAAAAAATCGCTTCGGACCAACAGATGAAATTGGTGTTTTTGAAATGTCTGATAAAGGATTACGCGAAGTGATAAATCCATCCGAATTGTTTTTAGGAGAACGCAATGAAAAAGCTCCAGGTGCAGCTGTTTTTGCCGGCATGGAAGGAACTCGCCCGATACTCGTGGAAATTCAAGCGCTTGTTGCTCCCTCTTCCCTTGGAACACCACGACGTGCGGTTGTCGGATGGGATGGAAATCGTCTTTCTATGATTCTTGCTGTTTTAGAAGCCCATTGTGGCATTCGTTTTGGACAGCATGATGTCTATCTGAACGTGGCAGGTGGATATCGTATATCAGAACCCGCTGCTGATTTAGCTGTAGCCGCTGCTTTGGTCTCTTCTCTTGCCAATATCCCTTTACCAACGGATTATGTATATTTTGGTGAAGTCAGTCTTTCAGGAGCTACTCGCGCTGTTGCACATTCAACCCAACGCATCAATGAAGCAAAAAAACTCGGCTTTCAGGGGGCATTTCATCCCACGACAACAACCGAAATGATGAAGTCGCTCAATTTTCAACAAAAAACTTTCTCCGACCTTCCCGAACTTATTGCCACTCTTACCGCAAGTAAAAAATGGTCTACATCACAGGCGGGATAA